One genomic region from Argentina anserina chromosome 2, drPotAnse1.1, whole genome shotgun sequence encodes:
- the LOC126782500 gene encoding LOW QUALITY PROTEIN: RNA pseudouridine synthase 4, mitochondrial (The sequence of the model RefSeq protein was modified relative to this genomic sequence to represent the inferred CDS: deleted 2 bases in 1 codon) → MVSPPIHLFHSSRSYAATALHEDKQKRGKKWFTLPPFTDAINGAALGRELSRSVGRDVYAKTSSSSSSSAAPATTALKWITRCCPEIPRSLVQELFRLRQVRREASDQSDQALKRVGAKDLMNLGDRICLPISVKEFPDDKQEEGHCSEDEVKFIRSLVLCKDPAIIVISKPPGLPVQGGIGIKRSLDELAASCLNYDCSEPPRLVHRLDRDCSGILVMGRTQISATVLHSLFCEKTFGASDDVFDHAEGILQRRYGSRALVIGSPRQQEGLISVPLGKVVVDNGKSDRITIVNKAQCLPSQHAIIKYKVIGSSYLGFTWLELIPLTGRKHQLRVHCVEVLGTLIVGDYKYGWQKHKDWKPVAWSKIESHSNEEISKRKNLPFDLNMDSGSISEKNLRLHLHSKQIILPNVFMAMENVKLHAECDFSGVERLELATPLPSYMQRSWDITNSGSDRGGGGGAFLS, encoded by the exons ATGGTTTCTCCTCCTAT TCACCTCTTCCACAGCTCCCGATCCTACGCCGCCACTGCCCTTCACGAAGACAAACAAAAGCGCGGTAAAAAGTGGTTCACTCTACCTCCCTTCACTGACGCCATAAACGGCGCCGCTTTGGGCCGAGAGCTCTCCCGTAGCGTCGGCAGAGACGTGTACGCTAagacctcctcctcctcctcctcctccgctgCACCGGCCACGACGGCGCTCAAATGGATCACCAGGTGCTGCCCGGAGATCCCCAGAAGCCTTGTGCAGGAGCTCTTCCGGTTGAGACAG GTTAGAAGAGAAGCATCGGATCAGAGTGATCAAGCACTTAAAAGG GTGGGAGCTAAAGACTTGATGAACTTAGGGGATCGAATTTGTCTTCCTATATCGGTGAAAGAGTTTCCTGATGATAAGCAAGAGGAGGGACATTGTAGTGAGGACGAAGTCAAGTTTATCCGTAGCCTTGTGTTGTGTAAG GATCCGGCTATTATTGTCATCAGTAAACCCCCTGGATTGCCTGTTCAG GGTGGTATTGGAATTAAAAGGAGTTTAGATGAACTAGCTGCCTCTTGTTTGAATTACGACTGCTCAGAACCCCCTCGTCTG GTACACAGACTTGACAGGGACTGTAGTGGTATCCTTGTGATGGGGCGAACACAAATAAGTGCAACAGTTTTGCATTCCCTCTTCTGTGAGAAAACTTTTGGAGCTTCAGATGAT GTTTTTGACCACGCTGAAGGTATTCTGCAAAGAAGGTAT GGCAGTCGGGCACTTGTCATTGGATCTCCCAGACAACAAGAGGGCTTAATCTCAGTTCCTTTAGGAAAG GTGGTGGTTGACAATGGTAAATCAGATAGAATCACCATTGTGAATAAAGCACAATGTTTGCCTTCCCAACATGCAATTATAAAGTACAAAGTGATTGGATCATCATATCTTG GTTTCACATGGTTAGAGCTAATTCCACTTACCGGTCGAAAGCACCAG CTACGTGTACACTGTGTGGAAGTTTTGGGAACACTAATAGTTGGCGACTACAAATATGGGTGGCAAAAGCACAAGGATTGGAAACCTGTTGCTTGGTCTAAGATTGAATCTCATTCCAATGAGGAGATTTCAAAGAGAAAAAACCTTCCTTTTGATCTGAATATGGACAGTGGAAGTATCAGTGAAAAGAATTTGCGCCTACATCTGCATTCTAAACAAATTATTTTGCCTAATGTGTTTATGGCTATGGAAAATGTGAAACTGCATGCTGAGTGTGATTTTTCAGGAGTAGAAAGACTAGAGTTGGCTACACCTCTGCCTTCATACATGCAAAGAAGTTGGGATATTACAAATTCTGGTTCCGAccgcggggggggggggggggcattCTTAAGCTAA